The Thermus hydrothermalis genome window below encodes:
- a CDS encoding carbohydrate ABC transporter permease translates to MREERWLAWGAWGVLVLGLAGQLFPILWMVNTSLMTQLEAATGSLFPKVPQWGNYLEIWRALPFFQYLKNSLLVCGLTTLFALGVATLAGYALARFRFPGAELFGGSVLLTQVIPGILFLIPIYIMYIAFQNWAREAWGLEVRLVGSYSGLVLTYTAFFVPMSIWILRGFFASIPKELEEAALVDGATPFQAFHRVILPLALPGIAATAVYIFLTAWDELLFAQILTTEATATIPVGIRNFVGNFQNRYDLVMAAATVATLPVLFLFFLVQRWLIQGLTAGAVKG, encoded by the coding sequence GTGCGCGAGGAACGTTGGCTTGCGTGGGGCGCCTGGGGCGTCCTGGTCCTAGGCCTAGCAGGGCAACTCTTCCCCATCCTCTGGATGGTGAACACCTCCTTGATGACCCAGCTGGAGGCGGCCACGGGGAGCCTCTTCCCCAAGGTGCCCCAGTGGGGCAACTACCTGGAGATCTGGCGGGCCCTGCCCTTTTTCCAGTACCTCAAGAACTCCCTCTTGGTCTGCGGCCTCACCACCCTCTTCGCCTTGGGGGTGGCCACCCTGGCGGGCTACGCCCTGGCGCGGTTCCGTTTCCCTGGAGCCGAGCTCTTCGGGGGAAGCGTGCTCCTCACCCAGGTAATCCCGGGGATCCTCTTCCTCATCCCCATCTACATCATGTACATCGCCTTCCAGAACTGGGCCAGGGAGGCGTGGGGCCTCGAGGTGCGGCTCGTGGGGAGCTACTCGGGCCTGGTCCTCACCTACACCGCTTTCTTTGTGCCCATGAGTATCTGGATTCTCCGGGGCTTCTTCGCCTCCATACCCAAGGAGCTGGAGGAAGCAGCCCTGGTGGATGGGGCCACCCCTTTCCAAGCCTTCCACCGGGTAATCCTGCCCCTGGCCCTGCCGGGCATCGCCGCCACCGCCGTCTACATCTTCCTCACCGCCTGGGACGAGCTCCTCTTCGCCCAAATCCTCACCACCGAGGCCACCGCCACCATTCCCGTGGGCATCCGCAACTTTGTGGGTAACTTCCAAAACCGCTACGACCTGGTGATGGCCGCCGCCACCGTGGCCACGCTGCCCGTTCTCTTCCTCTTCTTCCTGGTGCAGCGCTGGCTCATCCAGGGCCTCACGGCGGGGGCGGTCAAGGGATAG
- a CDS encoding carbohydrate ABC transporter permease: MGLAKFWQRHGLAYLFVAPALLGMVLVHYGPMLQGIYMGFLDLKLSTLRLYLSAPFVGLANYREILFDPQSTFRTGFLYAVRTTLLYALVVNALTLSLGLLFAHVLNRPLLLRGLWRTLFLLPWVVPSYVVGLLWGFMWLKNGVINTLLVDVLHLLPEKPHWLIGPLTFFAIVLPTVWRSWPFVMVTYLAALQTIPQELYEAAKVDGATPWQRFRHITWPLLRPVTAILLLYGLLGTLYSFNIVYMMFGHGAGYPGEWGDLLMTNLFRNTFGMWNFGLGAAASTLYMLLTLLLILFWYRVFREDLKAR, from the coding sequence ATGGGTCTAGCAAAATTCTGGCAACGCCACGGCCTCGCCTACCTCTTCGTGGCTCCCGCCCTCCTGGGCATGGTGCTCGTCCACTACGGCCCCATGCTCCAGGGTATCTACATGGGGTTCCTGGATCTGAAGCTAAGCACCCTAAGGCTCTACCTCAGCGCCCCCTTCGTGGGCCTGGCGAACTACCGGGAAATCCTCTTTGACCCCCAGTCCACCTTCCGCACGGGCTTCCTCTACGCCGTGCGCACCACCCTGCTCTACGCCCTGGTGGTCAACGCCCTCACCCTCTCCCTGGGGCTCCTCTTCGCCCACGTGCTCAACCGACCCCTGCTCCTTAGAGGGCTTTGGCGAACCCTTTTTCTCCTCCCCTGGGTGGTGCCGAGCTACGTGGTGGGACTCCTGTGGGGGTTCATGTGGCTCAAAAACGGGGTGATCAACACCCTCCTCGTGGACGTGCTCCACCTCCTGCCCGAGAAGCCCCACTGGCTCATCGGCCCCCTCACCTTCTTCGCCATCGTCCTCCCCACGGTGTGGCGGAGCTGGCCCTTCGTCATGGTCACGTACCTGGCGGCCCTCCAAACCATCCCTCAGGAGCTCTACGAGGCGGCCAAGGTGGATGGGGCCACGCCTTGGCAACGCTTCCGGCACATCACCTGGCCCCTCCTCCGGCCCGTGACGGCCATCCTGCTCCTCTACGGCCTCCTCGGCACGCTTTACAGCTTCAACATCGTCTACATGATGTTCGGCCACGGGGCCGGCTATCCCGGGGAATGGGGGGACCTCCTCATGACCAACCTCTTCCGGAACACCTTCGGCATGTGGAACTTCGGCCTGGGGGCTGCCGCCAGCACCCTGTACATGCTCTTGACCCTCCTCCTCATCCTCTTCTGGTACCGGGTCTTCCGGGAAGACCTGAAAGCGAGGTGA
- a CDS encoding sugar ABC transporter substrate-binding protein, which translates to MWKKALSTLFFALSLGLAQRTLEVWIMPNSAQPAEDFKALVAPFERANNVQVKVTVLDWGVAWTRITAAATSGVGPDITQLGTTWVGAISAMGVLEPLDDVLQALGGQNAYLPAVWNTTRLAGSTRATALPWFSELRAFYYRTDALQAAGVNPSQMFANWQNFEAGLARLAASSFTDPETKGRLAPLCTPGKNSWDVLHNAAPWIWGAGGDVVRQAQGRWQSALNTPESLQGLYFFLSLAQKGYVPAESLEKNTAQIEADFQAGKCAVFASGPWMIQRAQVPEAKGGFAERVAAKNLGVAPYPAGPRGRYTFFGGSNLALFNFSKNKDLAKELLKYLGSPEAQVTYARMSGMLPALRAAWNAPEVQGNPLMRVFVQAAQFGRTYPTLAGWGGVENLAVQHLGMAWDLVAQKRLTQEGLKDLMDKASAAINSALR; encoded by the coding sequence ATGTGGAAGAAAGCGCTTTCAACACTCTTCTTCGCCCTTTCCCTCGGTCTTGCGCAACGGACCCTCGAGGTCTGGATCATGCCCAACAGCGCCCAACCGGCAGAGGACTTCAAGGCCCTGGTGGCTCCCTTTGAACGGGCCAACAACGTGCAGGTAAAGGTCACGGTCCTGGACTGGGGCGTGGCCTGGACCCGCATCACCGCCGCCGCCACGAGCGGCGTGGGGCCCGACATCACCCAGCTCGGCACCACCTGGGTGGGGGCCATCAGCGCCATGGGAGTGTTGGAGCCCTTGGACGACGTGCTCCAGGCCCTCGGCGGGCAAAACGCCTACCTGCCCGCCGTGTGGAACACCACCCGCTTGGCGGGAAGCACCAGGGCCACCGCCCTGCCCTGGTTCTCCGAGCTCAGGGCCTTCTACTACCGGACGGACGCCCTCCAGGCAGCGGGGGTGAACCCCTCCCAGATGTTCGCCAACTGGCAAAACTTTGAGGCGGGGCTTGCCCGGCTCGCCGCCTCCTCCTTCACCGACCCAGAAACCAAGGGGCGCCTCGCCCCCTTGTGCACCCCGGGCAAGAACTCCTGGGACGTCCTCCACAACGCCGCCCCTTGGATCTGGGGCGCAGGGGGCGATGTGGTGCGCCAGGCGCAGGGAAGGTGGCAAAGCGCCCTGAACACCCCCGAAAGCCTCCAGGGCCTCTACTTCTTCCTCTCCCTGGCGCAAAAGGGCTACGTCCCCGCCGAAAGCCTGGAGAAGAACACGGCGCAGATTGAGGCCGACTTCCAGGCGGGGAAGTGCGCCGTCTTCGCCAGCGGCCCCTGGATGATCCAGCGGGCCCAGGTGCCCGAGGCCAAGGGGGGGTTCGCCGAGCGGGTAGCCGCCAAGAACCTGGGGGTAGCCCCCTACCCCGCAGGCCCCAGGGGGCGGTACACCTTCTTCGGGGGCTCCAACCTGGCCCTTTTCAACTTCTCCAAGAACAAGGATTTGGCCAAGGAGCTCCTGAAGTACCTGGGAAGCCCCGAGGCCCAGGTCACCTACGCCCGCATGAGCGGCATGCTCCCCGCCCTACGCGCCGCCTGGAACGCCCCCGAGGTCCAGGGGAACCCCCTCATGCGGGTCTTCGTCCAGGCGGCCCAGTTCGGCCGCACCTACCCCACCTTGGCAGGCTGGGGCGGGGTGGAGAACCTGGCGGTGCAACACCTGGGCATGGCCTGGGACCTGGTGGCGCAGAAGCGGCTTACCCAGGAAGGCCTGAAGGACCTCATGGACAAGGCCTCCGCCGCCATCAATAGCGCCTTGAGGTAG
- a CDS encoding LacI family DNA-binding transcriptional regulator encodes MTRTHPTIAEVARRAGVSPATVSRVLNGTARVSREKVRAVLQAIEELGYTPSPLAQSLAKGRSYAVGILLPDFGSPFYGPILEAITLELEATPFRPIAVPGHWSLVRELEALDFLRGHRVEAVVLLGTSLEESALKPLGVPVLAFGQALTGPQTWSLVLDNREAAYRATRYLLEKGHRHIAHISSHRGGADVRERLQGYRKAMREAGLAPRVVYGNLQEDGGYEATKELFARFPDTTAVFAANDQTAIGARLYLYERGIKVPEDVSLVGFDDIPLAAYQIPPLTTVRQPAREIGRALAQALKALLEGEVPTLFPIPLQLVERSSVKEVGA; translated from the coding sequence ATGACCCGCACGCACCCCACCATCGCCGAGGTGGCCCGCCGCGCCGGGGTTTCGCCTGCCACCGTTTCCCGCGTCCTCAACGGCACCGCCCGGGTGTCCCGGGAAAAGGTTCGGGCGGTGCTCCAGGCCATAGAGGAACTGGGCTACACGCCAAGCCCCCTGGCGCAAAGCTTGGCCAAGGGGCGTTCGTACGCCGTGGGCATCCTCTTGCCCGATTTCGGGAGCCCTTTCTATGGGCCCATCCTCGAGGCCATCACCCTGGAGCTGGAGGCCACCCCCTTCCGCCCCATCGCCGTACCCGGGCACTGGAGCCTGGTGCGGGAGCTGGAAGCCCTGGACTTCCTCCGGGGCCACCGGGTGGAGGCGGTGGTCCTCCTCGGCACCTCCTTGGAGGAGTCCGCCCTCAAGCCCCTAGGCGTCCCCGTCCTGGCCTTCGGCCAGGCCCTCACGGGGCCCCAGACCTGGTCCTTGGTCCTGGACAACCGGGAAGCCGCCTACCGGGCCACCCGGTACCTCCTGGAGAAGGGGCACCGCCACATTGCCCACATCTCCAGCCACCGCGGCGGCGCCGACGTGCGCGAGCGCCTCCAAGGCTACCGCAAGGCCATGCGGGAGGCGGGGCTTGCACCCCGGGTGGTCTACGGCAACCTCCAAGAGGATGGGGGTTACGAGGCGACCAAGGAGCTTTTCGCCCGCTTTCCCGATACCACCGCCGTCTTCGCCGCCAACGATCAGACGGCCATAGGGGCCCGGCTCTACCTCTATGAGCGTGGGATCAAGGTTCCGGAAGACGTTTCCTTGGTGGGTTTTGACGATATTCCCCTGGCCGCCTACCAGATCCCTCCCCTGACCACGGTGCGCCAGCCGGCACGGGAAATAGGCCGCGCCCTGGCCCAAGCTCTGAAAGCCCTGCTGGAAGGGGAAGTGCCCACCCTCTTCCCCATCCCCCTCCAGCTGGTGGAAAGGAGTTCGGTGAAGGAGGTGGGAGCCTGA
- the xylF gene encoding D-xylose ABC transporter substrate-binding protein, giving the protein MRNGWLGVLVLLVFAGGVWAQQRPLVVGVSWANFQEERWRRDEAAIKEQLARMGAQYVSTDAQSSAEKQLNDVDSLISRGVNALIILAWDKDAILPAVQKARAAGIPVVAYDRLIADPYAFYISFDNVEVGRQQARAVYQVRPRGNYVFILGAPTDPNADLLHQGHLEVLQPAIDRGEIRVVGKQYTEGWRPEVAQRNMEQILAANRNQVDAVVASNDGTAGGVIAALASVGLAGRVPVSGQDGDWPALNRVARGLQTVSVWKDARELGRRAAEIAVLLARGTRPDQIPGAQRFRVPGDPRGTVVNAVLLRPIPITRDNLHIVLEAGWITKEALCQGVSGPQAPAVCR; this is encoded by the coding sequence ATGCGGAATGGGTGGCTTGGTGTTCTGGTGCTGCTGGTGTTTGCAGGTGGGGTTTGGGCCCAACAACGCCCCTTGGTAGTAGGTGTAAGTTGGGCCAACTTCCAGGAGGAGCGTTGGCGGCGGGATGAAGCGGCCATCAAGGAGCAGCTGGCTCGCATGGGCGCTCAGTATGTGAGCACCGATGCGCAAAGTTCTGCAGAAAAGCAGCTTAACGATGTGGACAGCCTTATTTCCCGAGGGGTAAACGCCCTCATCATCCTCGCTTGGGACAAGGACGCTATTCTTCCTGCGGTCCAAAAGGCTCGCGCAGCTGGCATCCCCGTGGTGGCTTATGACCGCCTAATTGCCGATCCATACGCCTTCTATATTTCGTTTGACAACGTGGAGGTGGGGAGGCAACAAGCCCGTGCTGTGTACCAGGTGCGGCCTCGAGGGAACTATGTCTTCATCCTAGGTGCGCCCACGGATCCTAATGCAGATCTGTTGCACCAAGGACATCTTGAAGTCTTACAACCTGCCATTGACCGGGGTGAGATTCGCGTAGTGGGCAAACAGTATACGGAGGGTTGGCGTCCGGAAGTTGCCCAGCGCAACATGGAACAGATTCTGGCAGCCAACCGAAATCAAGTGGATGCAGTGGTAGCCTCCAATGACGGTACCGCAGGGGGTGTGATTGCGGCCCTGGCTTCGGTGGGGTTGGCCGGGCGTGTACCCGTTTCCGGCCAGGACGGCGATTGGCCTGCTTTGAACCGGGTGGCTCGAGGATTGCAGACCGTAAGCGTCTGGAAGGATGCCCGAGAGCTTGGACGTCGGGCTGCAGAGATCGCAGTGCTCCTAGCTCGGGGGACTCGTCCGGACCAAATCCCGGGTGCTCAGAGGTTCCGCGTTCCGGGGGATCCTAGAGGTACCGTGGTGAACGCAGTGCTGTTGCGGCCTATTCCTATTACACGCGACAACTTGCATATCGTCCTCGAGGCCGGTTGGATCACGAAAGAAGCGCTTTGCCAGGGTGTAAGCGGGCCGCAGGCGCCCGCAGTTTGCCGCTAG
- a CDS encoding sugar ABC transporter permease codes for MVLVIVARQIDLSVGSLLGFTGMAMALLQAVPPIGQGWPWPLALLVGLLLGAGAGLLQGYLIAYLGAPSFIVTMAGLLVFRNAAYLIAEGRTVGPLQDEFLILGGGLQGSIGPFWSTVVTLLALAYTLWAVWRGRWLRQRHGLSVRPLWVDLAVTLFLGLVFGSFLWVMNSFPHPVTGQGRGIPVPVLIALGVLVLLHWVSQRTRFGRYVYAIGGNPEAALLAGIPVRRVQVLVFGLMGFLAALAGAVQAARLAFVPTGMGTLLELYVIAAAVVGGTSLAGGSGTILGAALGALIMSSLQNGLVLMGVPTEWQNLILGVVLVVAAVWNARFHRRRT; via the coding sequence ATGGTCCTGGTCATTGTGGCCCGGCAGATTGACCTTAGCGTGGGATCGCTTTTGGGTTTCACCGGGATGGCCATGGCTCTTTTGCAAGCGGTCCCGCCCATTGGCCAAGGATGGCCCTGGCCCCTAGCCCTTTTGGTGGGCCTGCTCCTGGGGGCTGGGGCGGGCCTTTTACAAGGGTATCTGATCGCCTATCTTGGGGCTCCTTCCTTTATCGTTACCATGGCTGGGCTCCTTGTTTTCCGTAATGCTGCCTACTTGATTGCCGAAGGTCGGACCGTAGGCCCTCTTCAGGACGAGTTTCTGATTCTGGGCGGGGGACTCCAAGGTTCGATCGGGCCTTTTTGGTCTACGGTGGTTACCCTTCTGGCCTTGGCCTACACCCTCTGGGCTGTATGGCGTGGCCGGTGGCTTCGGCAACGCCATGGTCTTTCCGTGCGCCCCCTTTGGGTGGACCTCGCTGTAACCCTCTTCCTGGGTTTGGTTTTTGGGAGCTTTCTCTGGGTCATGAACAGTTTTCCTCACCCTGTTACGGGCCAAGGCCGGGGGATCCCTGTGCCCGTACTCATTGCCCTTGGTGTCCTCGTGCTTCTCCATTGGGTATCCCAGCGCACGCGTTTTGGCAGGTATGTGTACGCTATCGGCGGCAATCCTGAGGCGGCCCTGTTAGCGGGCATTCCTGTTCGCCGTGTCCAAGTTCTGGTGTTTGGTCTAATGGGCTTCCTCGCCGCCCTGGCTGGGGCAGTGCAAGCGGCACGACTTGCCTTTGTGCCCACGGGCATGGGCACGCTGCTGGAGCTGTACGTGATAGCTGCTGCTGTGGTGGGAGGTACTTCGTTGGCTGGGGGAAGCGGAACCATTCTTGGGGCGGCGCTGGGGGCCTTGATCATGTCTAGTCTGCAAAACGGTTTGGTGTTAATGGGCGTCCCTACAGAGTGGCAGAACCTAATCCTAGGTGTGGTCTTGGTGGTGGCTGCCGTGTGGAACGCTAGGTTTCACCGGAGGCGGACATGA
- a CDS encoding ATP-binding cassette domain-containing protein, whose amino-acid sequence MSLPLLRAENVSLRFGGLQALDRVSFDLHEGEVHSLVGHNGAGKTTFIRVLAGVYTPQEGRILLRTGGGLEEVRFTSPRDAQRFGIETIHQNLALADNLDAVANVFLGRERVRHLSLDEEFMETEARRVLERVGARLPSLRVPVHRLSGGQRQAVAIARALLFRAKVLIMDEPTAALGPGETARVKALIRALREEGLGIVLISHDLHDVFDLSDRITVMKGGRVVGTVRACESTQEEVLGMILAGEPKR is encoded by the coding sequence ATGAGCCTACCGCTGTTGCGCGCGGAAAACGTATCCCTACGTTTTGGTGGGCTGCAAGCTTTGGACAGGGTATCCTTTGATCTCCACGAGGGCGAGGTTCATAGCTTGGTGGGGCACAATGGGGCGGGAAAGACCACCTTCATCCGGGTCTTAGCGGGGGTTTACACCCCACAGGAAGGGAGGATCCTCCTGCGGACTGGGGGCGGGCTCGAGGAGGTGCGCTTTACCTCCCCAAGAGATGCGCAGCGTTTTGGCATTGAAACCATTCATCAGAACCTGGCCTTGGCTGATAATTTGGATGCAGTAGCCAACGTTTTTTTGGGTCGGGAACGCGTTCGGCATCTTTCTCTGGATGAGGAATTCATGGAGACGGAGGCGAGAAGGGTATTGGAGCGGGTAGGAGCGAGGCTACCTTCCCTCAGGGTCCCGGTGCACCGCCTCTCGGGGGGCCAGCGCCAAGCGGTGGCCATTGCCCGGGCCCTACTCTTCCGGGCAAAGGTCCTGATCATGGATGAGCCCACCGCCGCCCTTGGCCCGGGGGAAACGGCTCGGGTCAAAGCGCTCATCCGCGCTCTCCGCGAGGAGGGTCTGGGTATTGTCCTCATTAGTCACGATCTCCACGACGTCTTTGACCTAAGCGACCGGATTACGGTGATGAAGGGAGGCAGGGTGGTGGGAACGGTGCGGGCCTGCGAGAGCACCCAGGAGGAGGTGTTGGGGATGATTTTGGCTGGAGAGCCCAAGAGGTAG
- a CDS encoding ROK family protein, producing the protein MVLAWEIDVDRMAVALMSLAGDVRVKTVLPPAPRDPQEALALLAATTYPLLSGRRVLGVGVAVPGLVEPEEGHLTLAPNLGWQDLALGEMAQKALASLGLAEVPLIVENEANAAAYGLYALGGWEVGHCVYLNLGVGVGGGVVVDRKVYHGARFHAGEVGHIPLNPDGPSCGCGKQGCAEVYLSFRRWNANASKELLAEIGDKLAHLCAIVLSTLDPNLIVLGGPLVGATGEELLREVRQRLPKYALRVHSPEQVVLSPFGREAALLGAGALAAAQFIDQMAFVEVV; encoded by the coding sequence GTGGTCCTTGCCTGGGAAATAGATGTGGACCGGATGGCGGTGGCCCTTATGAGCCTAGCGGGGGACGTGCGGGTAAAGACGGTCCTGCCCCCGGCGCCGAGGGACCCTCAAGAGGCGCTAGCCCTTTTGGCGGCAACCACGTACCCCTTGCTTTCGGGCAGGCGGGTTCTCGGCGTAGGCGTCGCTGTGCCGGGCCTTGTGGAACCCGAAGAAGGTCACTTGACCCTAGCACCCAACCTGGGCTGGCAAGACCTGGCCTTGGGGGAGATGGCACAGAAGGCTCTGGCAAGCTTGGGGCTTGCAGAAGTTCCTCTCATAGTGGAAAACGAGGCGAATGCCGCAGCGTACGGCCTTTATGCCTTGGGGGGGTGGGAGGTAGGCCACTGCGTGTACCTGAACCTGGGCGTAGGCGTGGGAGGCGGCGTCGTGGTAGACCGGAAGGTTTACCACGGGGCCCGTTTTCACGCAGGTGAGGTGGGCCATATTCCCCTGAACCCCGATGGGCCTTCCTGTGGTTGTGGCAAACAAGGATGCGCCGAAGTCTATTTGAGCTTTCGCCGGTGGAACGCGAACGCCTCCAAGGAACTTCTGGCGGAGATAGGGGACAAGCTGGCGCACCTTTGCGCCATCGTGTTGAGCACGCTAGATCCGAACCTCATCGTGCTAGGAGGACCTTTGGTGGGGGCCACAGGGGAGGAGCTTCTTCGCGAGGTTCGTCAAAGGCTCCCTAAATACGCCTTGCGGGTTCACTCTCCTGAGCAAGTTGTTCTTTCCCCTTTTGGGCGGGAAGCCGCTCTTCTGGGGGCAGGCGCTTTGGCTGCTGCCCAGTTCATAGATCAAATGGCTTTTGTGGAGGTGGTTTAG
- the xylA gene encoding xylose isomerase — MYEPKPEHKFTFGLWTVGNVGRDPFGDAVREKLDPVYVVQKLAELGAYGVNLHDEDLVPRDTPPRERDQILRRFRKALEETGLRVPMVTANLFSDPAFKDGAFTSPDPWVRAYALRKSLETMDLGAELGAEIYVVWPGREGAEVEATGKSRHVWEWMREALNYMAAYAKDQGYGYRFALEPKPNEPRGDIYFATVGSLLAFIYTLEDPDRFGLNPEFAHETMAGLNFVHAVAQVLEVGKLFHIDLNDQRMSRFDQDLRFGAENLKAAFFLVDLLEHSGYQGPRHFDAHALRTEDEEGVWEFARGCMRTYLILKEKAQAFRQDPEVQALLAEYYRADKEALALLGSYSREKAEALKRADIPLEGVRRRGYALERLDQLAVEHLLGVRG; from the coding sequence ATGTACGAGCCTAAACCGGAGCACAAGTTCACATTTGGACTTTGGACGGTGGGTAATGTGGGCCGGGATCCCTTTGGGGATGCGGTTCGGGAAAAGCTTGATCCAGTTTACGTCGTGCAGAAGTTGGCGGAGCTTGGGGCTTATGGGGTGAACCTGCACGACGAGGACCTCGTCCCCAGGGATACGCCGCCTCGGGAGCGGGACCAAATCCTTCGTCGGTTTAGGAAAGCCCTTGAGGAAACCGGTCTCCGGGTCCCCATGGTTACCGCAAACCTCTTTTCCGACCCTGCCTTCAAGGACGGTGCCTTTACGAGCCCAGACCCATGGGTCCGGGCCTATGCGCTTCGCAAGAGCTTGGAAACGATGGACTTAGGCGCGGAGTTAGGAGCGGAGATCTACGTGGTTTGGCCCGGGAGGGAGGGAGCGGAGGTAGAAGCTACGGGCAAAAGCCGTCATGTGTGGGAGTGGATGCGGGAGGCGCTCAACTACATGGCTGCTTACGCCAAGGACCAAGGTTATGGGTACCGCTTCGCTTTGGAACCAAAGCCCAACGAACCTAGGGGCGACATCTATTTCGCCACGGTGGGAAGCCTTCTGGCCTTTATCTACACCCTCGAGGACCCTGACCGCTTTGGCCTCAACCCCGAGTTTGCGCACGAAACCATGGCAGGGCTAAACTTCGTCCACGCAGTGGCTCAGGTCCTGGAGGTGGGTAAGCTTTTCCATATAGACCTTAACGATCAGAGGATGAGCCGGTTTGACCAGGACCTCCGCTTCGGCGCAGAAAACCTGAAAGCTGCCTTCTTCTTGGTAGACCTCCTGGAGCACTCCGGCTACCAGGGTCCCCGCCATTTTGACGCCCATGCCCTGAGGACAGAGGATGAAGAAGGGGTTTGGGAATTTGCCCGGGGATGCATGCGTACGTATTTGATCCTAAAGGAGAAGGCCCAGGCCTTCCGGCAGGACCCCGAGGTTCAAGCCTTGCTTGCGGAGTATTACCGGGCGGACAAGGAAGCCTTGGCCCTTCTTGGCTCCTATAGCCGGGAAAAGGCGGAGGCCTTGAAGCGTGCGGATATTCCCTTGGAAGGGGTGCGGCGAAGGGGATACGCGTTGGAGCGGTTGGACCAACTTGCGGTGGAACACCTTCTCGGGGTACGCGGATGA
- the xylB gene encoding xylulokinase: protein MKAVVGLDLGTSGLKGVILDERGQKLADARASYPLHVPQPGWTEQDPRDWAKALREVLEALTSRLPQVEVVAIGLSGQMHGAVFLDREGEPILPAPLWNDQRTAEEAKWIEEVIPRPELIRRTGNPAITGFQLPKIVWLKRKRPDLFRRVYKVLLPKDYLGFLLTGNWATEYSDASGTGAMAIRERVWDEELLRALGLAVSLLPDLGESHRVVGGLRPEWARAVGLRTGTPVVAGAGDNAAAAIGLGVSRYRPGTGSVSLGTSGVIFLPIEAPLPDPEGRIHLFCHADGAYHLLGVTLSAAGSLEWLRRLFPEVSLKELLAEAEKVPLGAQGLYFLPFLAGERSPYLEPALRGAFLGLSLVHERGHLVRAVLEGVALSLGVVYEVMRSLSQAEAFLVTGGGSASSLWLSLLGGALQVPLYQVVGEEGAARGAAILAMVGGGVYPDLEAALQATRLPEVAVTEVDPGVRQLLPEYEAWVSMLLERYRRS from the coding sequence ATGAAGGCGGTTGTGGGGCTGGACTTGGGTACCAGCGGGCTGAAGGGGGTGATTCTGGACGAGAGGGGCCAAAAGCTGGCCGATGCCCGGGCCAGCTATCCCCTGCATGTTCCCCAACCGGGTTGGACCGAGCAGGATCCCCGCGATTGGGCGAAGGCCTTGAGGGAGGTCCTCGAGGCCCTCACGTCCAGGCTCCCCCAAGTAGAGGTGGTGGCTATCGGTCTTTCTGGGCAGATGCATGGGGCCGTGTTCCTTGACCGGGAGGGGGAGCCAATACTTCCGGCTCCTCTTTGGAATGACCAGCGCACGGCGGAGGAGGCCAAGTGGATAGAGGAGGTGATCCCTCGTCCCGAGCTGATCCGGCGCACGGGCAATCCGGCTATCACCGGTTTCCAACTCCCCAAGATTGTTTGGCTTAAGCGTAAGCGTCCCGACTTGTTTCGGCGGGTCTATAAGGTGTTATTGCCCAAAGACTACCTGGGTTTCCTCCTTACCGGGAACTGGGCCACGGAATACTCCGACGCTTCCGGCACCGGGGCCATGGCGATCCGGGAACGGGTTTGGGACGAAGAGCTGCTTAGGGCGCTTGGGCTAGCCGTTTCCCTTCTCCCCGACCTTGGGGAAAGCCACCGCGTGGTGGGAGGGCTCCGGCCGGAGTGGGCTCGAGCGGTTGGTCTCAGGACAGGTACCCCCGTGGTGGCGGGAGCCGGGGACAACGCCGCCGCTGCCATTGGGCTAGGGGTTTCCCGCTATCGGCCGGGCACCGGTAGCGTTTCCTTGGGCACGAGTGGGGTCATCTTCCTTCCCATTGAAGCGCCTTTGCCCGATCCTGAGGGACGGATCCACCTTTTTTGCCACGCTGACGGTGCCTACCACCTTCTAGGGGTAACCCTGAGCGCCGCGGGGAGCTTGGAATGGCTTCGCCGACTTTTCCCCGAGGTTTCGCTAAAGGAGCTCCTTGCGGAGGCGGAGAAGGTTCCTTTGGGAGCGCAGGGGCTTTACTTTCTCCCGTTCTTGGCGGGAGAGCGGAGCCCCTATTTGGAGCCGGCGTTGCGGGGCGCTTTCTTGGGTCTTTCCTTGGTGCATGAACGCGGCCATTTGGTGCGGGCGGTCCTGGAAGGGGTGGCCCTAAGCTTAGGGGTTGTTTATGAGGTAATGCGTTCCTTGTCGCAAGCCGAAGCGTTTCTGGTCACCGGCGGAGGTTCGGCCTCTAGCCTTTGGCTAAGCCTCTTGGGAGGAGCTCTACAGGTTCCCCTTTACCAGGTTGTGGGCGAGGAAGGAGCTGCCCGGGGAGCGGCCATCCTGGCTATGGTAGGGGGAGGGGTGTACCCGGACCTCGAGGCCGCCCTTCAGGCAACCCGGTTGCCGGAGGTAGCGGTAACCGAGGTAGATCCAGGCGTTCGCCAGCTTCTTCCAGAATACGAGGCCTGGGTGTCCATGCTTCTGGAACGTTATCGGAGGTCCTAA